One part of the Acidobacteriota bacterium genome encodes these proteins:
- a CDS encoding site-2 protease family protein — translation MLSYLLVVLILGALIAVHEFGHLLAAKLCRIPIAEFSIGFGRKLAGRRWGGTLYRISAVPLGGYVLPALDEREFRRRPTASRILFAMGGPIANVVAAFFGLLALGVVEFGLSPAKVAVFATTQLWSSLQLLAFAVSTLFVDPSQISGIVGIVAIGGAEFGSTAVGLLTFSVWINLNLAVLNLLPLPPLDGGRILFCLLEKVYRPLTRLQTPVTLMGWAFVLALMVYATIQDLGRIATGMFA, via the coding sequence ATGCTGTCCTACTTGCTGGTAGTCCTCATTCTGGGCGCGTTGATCGCCGTACACGAGTTCGGCCACTTGTTGGCGGCGAAGCTGTGCAGGATTCCGATCGCGGAGTTCTCCATCGGGTTCGGACGCAAGTTGGCCGGCCGGCGCTGGGGAGGGACCCTCTACCGGATCTCGGCCGTACCGCTGGGCGGATACGTCCTGCCGGCCCTCGATGAACGGGAGTTCCGCCGGCGGCCGACCGCCAGTCGCATTCTGTTCGCCATGGGCGGGCCCATCGCCAACGTCGTCGCTGCCTTCTTTGGCCTGCTCGCACTCGGTGTCGTCGAATTCGGATTGAGTCCGGCGAAGGTGGCGGTCTTCGCGACGACGCAGTTGTGGAGCAGCCTGCAACTGTTGGCGTTCGCGGTGTCGACCCTCTTCGTCGATCCCAGCCAGATCAGCGGAATCGTCGGTATCGTGGCGATCGGCGGCGCCGAGTTCGGATCGACCGCCGTCGGGCTACTGACTTTCTCGGTGTGGATCAACCTGAACCTGGCGGTGCTGAACCTGTTGCCGCTGCCTCCCCTGGATGGCGGCCGCATACTGTTCTGCCTGCTCGAGAAGGTCTATCGGCCGCTCACGCGCCTGCAGACGCCGGTCACTCTCATGGGCTGGGCGTTCGTCCTGGCCCTGATGGTCTACGCCACGATTCAGGACCTGGGAAGAATCGCCACCGGGATGTTCGCCTGA